The Brevibacillus brevis genome contains a region encoding:
- a CDS encoding iron ABC transporter permease: MRTVSLFGGGLAALFLLLIASLCFGEAEITFKVVLEALFHRQDILSHNVIWDMRIPRAILGFISGAGLAVAGVLLQTVTKNPLASTDTLGINAGAYFMVVAGTIYFPNLLHQSPFLFAAAGGGFAAMCAYFLGGGRSTSPIRLALSGMIVAMVIGSFTSALHIFHATETQSLFLWGSGSLSQLDWKGVTYAWPGVSAVIIVAIFMGKQFDVLNLDQSTAQSLGQKVDLIRFAGLALAVLVASVVVSVVGPIGFVGLVAPHLVRLSGLHRHNWLIPATALWGAVLLTGADVLTRMVRSSMGEMPVGAMMAIIGAPWLIWLILRKMNGMMGSFSTSSMSIGRNRVRIQFPLLAFIMLFFVVSFILVSMTMGGTRIPLSQLFASLIGSDYSALFNLRLPRTLVAAGAGIALSVSGVLIQASVRNPLADSSILGVTSGAGFGALLVLIAWPQVPIVVLPIAAMSGAILAAAVIFLFAWRKSLNPSVLILLGIAVSAIGSAGIQALIVLGPLWGSSSYIWLTGSTYGRTWDQFLIICIFLAALLPLAWWLGRRFDILAFSDDSAIGLGLSVRKTRFAAMSVGVLLAAGAVATVGTVGFLGLIVPHMVRSLIGHNTRQSIVLSSLLGALLLVLADAIGRTILAPVEIPSGLLITLIGAPYFLFVMFRSHTKKL, from the coding sequence ATGAGAACCGTTAGTTTATTCGGGGGTGGCTTAGCTGCCCTCTTCCTACTGTTGATAGCCAGTCTGTGCTTTGGGGAAGCAGAAATTACTTTCAAGGTCGTGTTAGAAGCGCTATTTCATCGTCAGGATATACTCTCACATAATGTGATATGGGATATGCGTATACCGCGTGCGATACTAGGATTCATCTCCGGGGCAGGGCTTGCTGTAGCTGGGGTCTTGCTACAGACGGTTACTAAAAACCCGCTAGCTTCCACAGATACACTTGGTATTAATGCCGGTGCTTATTTTATGGTTGTTGCTGGAACGATCTATTTTCCCAACCTGCTCCACCAGTCACCATTTCTCTTTGCCGCCGCTGGCGGAGGCTTTGCTGCGATGTGTGCCTATTTTCTCGGAGGCGGTCGATCTACAAGTCCAATCCGCCTAGCCCTTTCCGGTATGATCGTAGCTATGGTGATCGGTTCATTTACAAGCGCTCTACATATATTCCATGCTACGGAAACACAGTCGCTATTTTTATGGGGCTCAGGCTCGCTCTCCCAACTCGACTGGAAAGGTGTTACGTATGCCTGGCCTGGCGTCAGCGCTGTTATTATCGTCGCTATTTTTATGGGCAAACAATTCGATGTATTAAACTTGGATCAGTCTACTGCTCAATCATTAGGTCAGAAGGTTGATCTCATTCGCTTCGCCGGATTGGCGCTTGCCGTGCTTGTTGCTTCAGTCGTAGTCAGTGTAGTCGGACCGATCGGATTTGTTGGTCTCGTCGCGCCGCACTTGGTACGTCTAAGCGGATTGCACAGGCATAATTGGCTCATTCCCGCCACCGCGCTTTGGGGAGCCGTATTGCTCACTGGGGCTGATGTTCTTACGCGAATGGTGCGTAGCAGCATGGGTGAGATGCCAGTAGGTGCGATGATGGCGATAATCGGAGCACCTTGGCTAATCTGGCTCATACTTAGGAAAATGAATGGTATGATGGGTTCCTTTTCAACCTCATCCATGTCTATTGGCAGAAATCGTGTTCGGATTCAATTCCCGCTTCTCGCGTTCATCATGCTTTTCTTCGTTGTCTCATTTATTCTTGTAAGCATGACAATGGGCGGCACACGTATTCCGCTAAGTCAGTTATTCGCGAGCTTAATTGGATCTGACTATTCAGCCCTCTTTAATTTACGATTACCTCGTACCCTTGTCGCCGCAGGCGCAGGAATAGCACTGAGCGTAAGCGGTGTTCTAATCCAAGCTTCTGTTCGTAATCCATTAGCCGATTCTTCTATTCTGGGGGTGACCTCGGGGGCTGGATTCGGAGCACTACTTGTGCTTATTGCCTGGCCGCAAGTACCGATCGTAGTGCTTCCGATCGCTGCCATGAGCGGAGCTATACTTGCTGCTGCCGTCATATTCCTATTCGCATGGCGAAAGTCGCTCAATCCCTCGGTACTTATTCTTCTGGGGATCGCGGTTTCAGCTATCGGCTCCGCGGGTATTCAAGCTTTAATCGTACTTGGGCCATTATGGGGAAGTAGTAGCTATATATGGTTGACTGGCTCGACTTATGGTCGCACCTGGGATCAATTCCTCATCATCTGTATATTCCTAGCCGCTCTCCTTCCTCTTGCATGGTGGCTCGGTCGCAGGTTTGATATACTCGCATTCTCTGATGATAGCGCTATAGGATTAGGTTTATCGGTGCGTAAAACACGCTTCGCTGCAATGTCCGTAGGTGTTCTTCTCGCTGCCGGTGCTGTCGCCACTGTAGGAACTGTAGGCTTTCTCGGTTTAATCGTCCCTCATATGGTAAGAAGCTTAATCGGGCATAACACGCGACAATCCATCGTATTGTCGAGCTTACTCGGGGCTCTCCTTCTTGTATTGGCGGACGCCATCGGTCGAACGATACTTGCTCCGGTCGAAATTCCATCCGGTCTATTAATTACTTTGATTGGCGCACCTTATTTTCTATTCGTAATGTTTCGGTCACATACGAAGAAGCTTTAG
- a CDS encoding ABC transporter substrate-binding protein gives MKRLLQVSMVLLSLLIITACGSKNSDNTSSVASNNTDSAGPIIIKHGKGETKLDKPAVRVVALEWIYTEELIALGIQPVGNADNKEYEIWVTDEAALADSVTDVGLRWEPNLETIASLKPDLIISNTDNNDAIYNQLNAIAPTIEFDPYPNEGDAYTGMVNDFKTIAKAVGKSKEADKVLADLDTHYAAAKEKLKAAGKDKFNYVITQAFSSQNAATLRMFTETSTVVQTLNRIGLTSDWKSDKFEKYGFTDATFESLPAVSDSNFIYIVQKDDNVFGDSVKNNKVWNGLNFVKENRTYGIGGDTWTFGGPLSSKVLVDRVVEAITK, from the coding sequence ATGAAAAGGCTATTACAAGTTAGTATGGTTCTACTATCTCTCCTAATTATTACTGCTTGTGGTTCAAAAAATTCGGATAATACAAGCAGCGTTGCCTCAAATAATACCGACTCGGCTGGCCCTATCATTATTAAACATGGAAAAGGTGAGACTAAGCTTGACAAGCCTGCGGTGCGAGTCGTCGCCTTGGAGTGGATCTATACAGAGGAATTAATCGCGTTAGGTATTCAGCCTGTAGGAAATGCGGACAATAAGGAATATGAGATTTGGGTGACTGATGAAGCGGCACTCGCAGATAGCGTTACGGATGTCGGCTTGCGTTGGGAACCCAACCTGGAGACGATCGCGTCATTGAAGCCTGATCTGATTATCTCGAATACCGACAATAACGATGCAATTTACAATCAGCTTAATGCTATTGCGCCTACGATTGAATTCGATCCTTATCCGAACGAAGGAGATGCCTATACAGGAATGGTCAACGATTTTAAGACCATTGCTAAAGCAGTAGGTAAATCAAAAGAAGCGGATAAAGTGCTCGCAGATCTTGATACGCATTATGCAGCAGCTAAGGAAAAACTTAAAGCAGCTGGCAAGGACAAATTCAATTATGTCATTACCCAAGCATTCAGCAGCCAGAATGCGGCAACGTTGAGGATGTTTACGGAAACATCGACAGTCGTACAAACGCTCAATCGTATCGGGTTAACCAGCGATTGGAAGTCGGACAAATTTGAAAAGTACGGTTTTACAGACGCTACCTTTGAGTCCCTGCCAGCAGTGAGCGATTCCAATTTCATTTACATTGTCCAGAAAGACGATAACGTTTTCGGTGACTCGGTGAAGAATAATAAGGTTTGGAACGGATTAAATTTCGTTAAAGAAAACCGGACTTATGGCATAGGTGGAGACACATGGACCTTCGGCGGTCCCCTCTCCTCCAAAGTATTAGTTGACCGCGTTGTAGAAGCTATAACGAAATGA
- a CDS encoding ABC transporter substrate-binding protein produces MQKVKGLLISMLLVVGILAGCNQTPAENKGSTTEGASTAAVHVDTTEWPRTFKDALGKEIVIEKKPEKIASLWYFYPEILVALSEPPAASTEKEYLSTLSYLKGKLDSTEELGDKVSPSIEKILSIEPDIILATEHHEKMYDSLEKVAPIITLKSKEIYGDWQYGLRTVAEIIGKEEEAEKVIDKMMKEITTGREALKSIQGESVAFILSWDGKTFNVLGEENPVYTLAFDKEKGLGLTPDHTFTGITNKFTSFEGISTVQADHIFLIGDITKKENLMNDLKQSNVWNNLNAVKKGNVHLLDSSAITGGPLAIEYALQNITSALRKH; encoded by the coding sequence ATGCAAAAGGTTAAAGGCCTGCTAATCTCCATGCTATTAGTAGTAGGCATACTAGCAGGTTGCAATCAAACACCTGCTGAAAATAAGGGATCAACTACCGAAGGCGCATCTACAGCAGCAGTTCATGTAGATACAACCGAATGGCCAAGAACATTTAAGGATGCCCTAGGGAAAGAAATTGTTATCGAGAAAAAACCAGAAAAAATAGCCTCATTATGGTATTTTTATCCCGAAATATTAGTTGCATTAAGTGAGCCACCTGCTGCATCTACTGAAAAAGAGTATCTATCTACTTTATCCTATTTAAAAGGAAAGCTGGATTCAACTGAGGAATTGGGAGATAAAGTGTCTCCTAGTATTGAAAAGATATTATCTATTGAGCCTGATATTATTTTAGCAACAGAGCATCATGAAAAAATGTATGATTCACTTGAAAAAGTTGCGCCAATCATTACGTTAAAATCCAAGGAAATCTACGGAGATTGGCAATATGGACTCCGTACAGTAGCCGAGATTATTGGAAAAGAAGAAGAAGCGGAAAAGGTAATTGATAAAATGATGAAAGAAATCACAACTGGGCGAGAAGCATTAAAGTCGATTCAAGGAGAGTCAGTGGCATTTATATTGTCGTGGGATGGGAAAACTTTCAATGTACTCGGTGAGGAAAATCCAGTCTATACACTTGCGTTTGATAAAGAAAAGGGACTCGGGCTTACACCAGATCATACATTTACGGGTATTACGAATAAATTTACTTCGTTTGAAGGAATATCAACTGTACAAGCAGACCATATTTTTCTTATCGGTGACATTACAAAAAAGGAAAATTTAATGAATGACTTAAAACAAAGCAATGTATGGAATAATCTCAATGCGGTCAAGAAAGGCAATGTTCATCTATTGGATTCTTCTGCTATTACTGGTGGCCCATTAGCTATCGAATACGCTTTACAAAATATAACAAGTGCTTTGCGTAAGCACTAA